The window TCGTCCATCGGCAGCGCCGGGGCGTTCACGCCGGCATTGTTGAACAACACGTCGAGCCGGCCGAAGCGTTGTTCGATGGCGGCGAACAGCGCTTCCACGCTGGCCGGGTCGGTCACGTCGGTGGGCACCGCGAGCGCGGTCTGGCCGCGCGCCTCGGCTTCGGCCGCAAGGGCTTGCAGGGGTTCGGCGCGACGGCCGGCCAGCACGACGCTGAAGCCGTCTTCCAGCAAGCCGAGGGTCGCGGCCCGGCCGATGCCGCTGCCGGCGCCGGTGACCAGCGCGATCTTGGGGGGGTGGTTTGTCATCAGGGTAAGTCTCCTGTCATGGTGGGCTGGAGACCGCGGCGGGCCGGCCACCCACGGTCATGGAAAACTGGCCGATGCCGGCGACGCCACCTTCGACGGAGTCGCCGGGGTGCAGCACCCCGACACCAACGGGGGTGCCGGTGTACACCAGGTCGCCGGGCATCAGCGTGACGGAGCGCGACAGCATCGCCACCAGCGCCGGTACCGGCCACAGCAGTTCGGCCACATCGGCGCGCTGGCGCGCGATGCCATTGACGCTGAGCCACACGGCGCCGCGCCGCGGATGGCCGCAGGCCGTCGCCGGCACCAGCGGCGTGCACGGGGCCGAGTGGTCGAAGGCCTTGGCGGGCTCCCATGGGCCGCCGGCCCGTTTGGCCCGCTGCTGCAGGTCGCGACGCGTGAGGTCCAGGCCTGCCGCATAGCCCCAGATGTGATGCGCCTCCACTTGGGCCGGATCGATGTCACGGCCCCCCAGGCCAACGGCCACGACCAGCTCGATCTCGTGGCAGAACTCCCCCGTGCCCGGCGGATATGGCAACACGCCGTGCGCCGGCACCACCGCATTGGCAGGCTTCATGAACCAGGCCGGCATCTCGGCGGGCGCCGGCTCGTCCGGGCTCCAGCGGTAATTGCGGCCGATGCAATACACGCGGCCGACGGGGAATGACGCAGTGGCGCCAGCGATGGCCAAGGCGGTTGGCTCAAGCGCGGGAAAGATGAAGTTCGCCCTGGCTGGGATGGCTTCGGCGGGGCGCTCGCACATGGCCGTGCTCATTCGGCGCTGATCTTGCGGCTGCGGATGATCTGGGCGTAACGTCGACGGTCGTCCGCGATCAGCCTGGTGAACTCCTGCGGCGAGGTTGCGCGGGGCACGCCGCCCAAGGATGCGATCCGCGCCTTGACCGCTTCATCGGCCAGCACGGCACGCACGTCGGCGGCGATCTTGTCCACGATGTCCTGCGGCGTGCCTGCCGGCGCCAGCAAGCCCAGCCATGAGATCGCGTTGAAGCCCGGAAGCACGGTCTCCGAGAGCGTGGGCACGTCGGGGAAGGCCGGCACGCGTTTGTCGCCGGTCACAGCCAGGGCGCGCAGCTTGCCGGCCTTGATGTGCCCGGACGCTTCCAGCACCGTCATGAAGGACAACTGCACATGGCCGGCGATGAGGTCGGCGATGGCCGGACCGCCGCCGCGGTAAGGCACGTGCAGGACGAAGGTGCCGGTCTGGTCCTTGAACATCTCGGCGACCAGGTGCGGCGCTCCGCCGGCCCCCGCGCTGCTGTAGCTGAGCTTGCCCGGCTCGGACTTGGCCAGGGCGACGAATTCGGCTGCGGTCTTCGCGGGGACCGCGGGATTGACCATCATCGCCAACGGCAACTCGGCCAGCAGAGAGATCGGAGTGAAGGCCTTGTCCGGGTCGTACGGCAGCTTGGCGTAGAGCGATGGATTGATGGCCTGCGTACCAATGTTGCCCAGCAGCAGGGTGTAGCCGTCCGGCTTGGCCTTGGCGACGACATCCGCCCCGATCAGCCCCGCCGCGCCACCCTTGTTGTCGACGATGACGGTCTGGTTCCAGCGCCGGCCCAGCTGCTCGGCAATGATCCGCCCGCCCGTGTCGGTGCCGCCGCCTGGCGGAAACGGCACCACCAGGGTCACCGGCCGGGAAGGATAAGCCTGGGCCTGGGCCTGGGCCTGGGCGGGGGCCTGGGCCAGTACGCCAAGGCTGATGGCCGTGGTGGCCAGGGTGATGGCGAAAGCTCGCGTCAACATGGTGTGTCTCCTTTTTTTTGGATGGGTGGCCGATGTACCGGGCCGGTGCCGGCCCGCGCTTCAGGTGGTCAGACTCATCGCCGGGCGCTCCCCGGCGAGCGCCTGCGTGATGCTTGCGAGCACCATCTCGGCCATCGCCGTGCGCGTCTCCCAGGTAGCGCTGGCGCGGTGGGCCTGCAGGGTCACGCTATCGGACTGGCGCAGCGCCAGCGGCACGCGCGGCTCGTCGACGAACACGTCCAGACCTGCGCCGGCGATGCGGCCAGCGACCAGCGCCGCGGTCAGGTCGGTCTCGTTGACCAAGCGGCCACGGGCCACGTTGACCAGGAAGCCGCGCGGCCCGAGTGCGTCGAGCACGGCCGCATTGACGATGCCCTCGGCCTTGTCGGCCGCGGCGCACAAGACCAGCGCATCGGCGTCCCGCGCCAGGTCCAGCAAATCCGTCACGAAGCGGTGCGCCACGTCTTCCATCGGACGCAGATCGGTGTAGCTGATCGTGCAGCCGAAAGCGGCCGCGCGCACGGCGACGGCCCGGCCCACGCGGCCCATGCCGACGATGCCGATGCGCATGCCGCTGAAGCGACGCGCCAGCGGAATGGCGCTGGGCTGCGGGTACAGCTCCCACTGGCCGCCGCGCACGAAGCGGTCGCCGGCACACAGGTTGCGGCAGGCCGCGATGAGCAGGCCGATGGCCAGATCGGCCACGTCTTCGGTCAGCGCACCCAAGGTGGCGGTGACAGGCAGGCCGCGCTCGCGGCAATAGGCCAGGTCCACCGCGTCGGTGCCCACGCCGTTGACCGCCACGACCTTCAGCTTGGGCAACTGCTCGAGCACAGCGCGCGAGATGCCGGTGTGCCCGCCGGTGGTCACCGCCACGATGGAGGCGCCATGTTCGCGCAGCCAGGCGGCCTGGTCCGCCACCTCGAAGAATTTATGAACGGTGTAGCGCTCGGCGAGTTTGTCGTTGACCGCGGGGATCAGGATCGGATTGAGTTGGAGGACCTGGGGTTTCATGGCGTAAGGGAGGCGTTCGGAGATGGACGCATGGTATGAATGTATTGATTAATTGGTCAATCTTGACGTATAAAATCAATATATATATTTTTGAGTTCCATCATGGCTTCCTGGATTTCGATGAACGAGGCGTGCGAGCAACTGGGTGTGAGGCCGCAGACGATCTACGCCTACGTGAGCCGCGGCAAGCTCGAAGTCACGCCCGACCCGACCGACACCCGCCGCAGCCTGTACCGCGCGGAAGACGTGACCAATCTCGCCAAGCGCAAGCAGGCTGGCCGCAAACACGAGACCCTCGCTGCGAACACGCTGTTCGGCTCGGAGCCGAGCATCCCGACGGCGCTGTGCGCGTTCTTCCGTGGACGCCCTTATTACCGCGGCCAGGACGCCATCGGCCTGGCCCGTTCGGCCAACGTGGAAGAAGTGGCCCAATTGCTGTGGGATGCGGGTCAACCCATCGACTTCGCCGCCCCGCCCTCCGCCAGATCCACGCGTCCTGCCCGGCCTGGCCCGGGCCGGGTCGCCGCATTCACGGCCCTGGCCGGACTGGCGGCCGACGGGCATTCCACACGCGGCCGGTTGACCCGGGTGCTGCACAACGAAGGGCAGGGCCTGGTGGGCCAGTTGGCCAACGCCTTCGGCGCACAGCCCGGGCGCGAACCGCTGCACCTGCGCTTTGCACAAGGCTGGAAACTGCAACCCGAGGTGGCCGAATTGCTGCGCACGGCCATGGTCCTGCTGGTCGACCATGAGTTGACGAGTTCCGCCTTCGTCGCTCGCATCACGGCCTCGACGGGCGCCTCGCTGCCGGCTTGCCTGCTGGCCGGGCTCAGCACGCTCTCGGGACCGCTGCACGGCGATGCCTCCGGCCGGGTGCAGGCGCTGTTCAGCGAAGTGGAACGCCTCGGCGAAGACAGGGTGCTGGCCCATTACCTGTCCACCGGCATGCCGCTGGCCGGCTTCGGACACCACCTCTACCCCGACGGCGACCCGCGCGCGGCGGCCCTGCTGGCGCTGTTCGAACCGCCAGAGGTGATCGCGCGCTTCATCGAGCAGGCGACGCAACTCACCGGCCTGCAGCCCAACATCGACGTGGCCCTGGCCGCGCTGGTGGCGCACCACCGGCTGCCAGCCGATGCGGCGTTCGGCCTGTTCGCCACCGCGCGCAGCGTCGGGCTGCTGGCGCACAGCCTGGAGCAACTGGGCGTGGCGCAGGTGATCCGGCCGCGGGGACGGTATGTGGGACCGGTGCCGGAACTGGCGCAGGGGGCCCGGAACTGAACGACGTAAAGCCCGCGTAAACGACGGGTTCACCTACAGCCATGACATCGATGGGGCTCAACAATCAACCTGTCTTTCAAACCGGAGCCGCCATGCACAAGAAACTTCTCACGACCGTCCTGACCGCGCTGGCTTTGGCCACCGGCGGCAGCGTCTTTGCCCAGAACGGCCCCGACCGTGGCCCAGGCAGAGACCATCGATCTGGTCCACAACAGCGCAACGACCACCGTGGGCCGCAGGGCCGCCCTGGGCCGCAGTACCAGCAGGCCGAGCGGCATGACGACCGCGGCGCCGGGCCCGACCACAACTTCCGCCGGGGTGGCCGCCTGCCGAGCGAATACCGCAACCGCCAATATGTCGTCAACGACTGGCGCGGCCATCACCTGAGCGCACCGCCGCGCGGTTACCACTGGGTGCAGACCGGTGGCGACTACGTGCTGGTGGCCATCGCCACCGGCGTCATCGCGCAGATCCTGCTGGGTCAGTGACCGGGCGGGCCAGCCCGTCGATCAGGCGCACAACGGCCTGTTGCAGGCTGCTGTCTGGATCGACCAAGGCATTGAGCAGCGTGAAGTGGTCGGCATCGGCCACCACGTGTTGCGTGCTGGTGTGCCCGGCGGCCAGCCAGGCGGCGTGCATCGCGTTGGTCTGCGAAAGGAAGGCTGGCGTCTCGCTGGCGCCGACCGCGAACAGCGCCGGGGGCGCCAGCAGCGGCACACGCCACAGGGGGGAATGCCTTAGCGCGCTCGCCGCGTCGAGGCCGAGGTTGGCGTTGAGCGTGGTGCGCGTCAACGGGGCCAGATCGTAGATGCCGCTGAGCGCCACCACGGCGTCGATCGCCGGAGCCGGTGGCTGGCGCGACGCCCAGCGGGTAAAGGCCAGTTCCACCGCGATGTGGCCGCCTGCCGAATGGCCCGCCGCGACCAGCGGCAGCCCACCGCCACCCAAGCTGGCCACGTGGGCTCTGACCGCCGTCACCGCGCGGCGAGCTGCCTCCACCAGATGGCCGATCGACACGTGCGGGCAAAGCGGATAGTTCACCAAGGCCACTTGCACGCCGTGCCGCGTGAAGGCCGGTGCGATGAAGCGGAACGTGGCCTTGTCGCGCGACTGCCAGTAACCCGCATGGAAGAACACGAGCGTCGCCCGCGGCTGGTCGGCGCCGAAGAAGTCGAAACACTCGCGCGCGGCTTCGCCGTAACGGATGTCGAGGCGGCCGTTCGTGGCGGCCGCCGCACTGAGTGCCTCGAACCGTGGGATCAGCGTGGCGAAGCCGGGCCGGCCCTGCCCTTCGACGTACTGGAACTGGTCCAACATGGGCGCCTACTTCTTATTCGGCTTGGCGTTCTTCAGGGCTTTCGCGCCCTTCGGGGTTTTCGCGGGTTTGGCGGCTTCGGTGTTGCCGGTCTTTTCCGGTTTGGACACGAGCCCCCGCTTCACGTGCCATTCCTTCAGCGAGAAGTCCGGATAGGCATCGAAGCGTTCATCCCCCTTGCGGCCCTCCACCCGCACCCACGGCGCCTTCGAGCCGAGCATGATGTGCACGCTGGCCGGTGGCTTGGGCAAAGGGGTGTCGATGGCGCTCGCATGCGGATGCACCAGGTCCGGCCAGCTCGGATCGTAAAGCCACAGGGCGCTGCCGCACAGCCCGCAGAAGTGGCGCTGGCCACTGCTGTGGCGCACATGGTCGCCTTCGACGATGGTGGCCTTGTAGACGCGCAGGTGCCGCTTGCCGGTGATCTTGAGCGTGCGGTGGTCGGCGCCGAGGTTGATGGCATAACCACCGCCGCCGGCCGTCTTGCGGCAGATGCTGCAATAGCAGCGCATGAACGGCACGGGCTCGGCCGATTCCACAGAGAATTTGATGCTGCCGCAATGGCAGGAACCTTCCAGTTGCATGGGTCTCCAGTTCGATTTCGATCGATCGTTCTTCAGGTCTTCAACTCGCCCAACAGCGTGGGGATCAGCTCCGCCACCGTGGGGTGGATGTGCATCGCCTGCTGCAGCACCGGATACGGCG of the Rhodoferax koreense genome contains:
- a CDS encoding fumarylacetoacetate hydrolase family protein — translated: MCERPAEAIPARANFIFPALEPTALAIAGATASFPVGRVYCIGRNYRWSPDEPAPAEMPAWFMKPANAVVPAHGVLPYPPGTGEFCHEIELVVAVGLGGRDIDPAQVEAHHIWGYAAGLDLTRRDLQQRAKRAGGPWEPAKAFDHSAPCTPLVPATACGHPRRGAVWLSVNGIARQRADVAELLWPVPALVAMLSRSVTLMPGDLVYTGTPVGVGVLHPGDSVEGGVAGIGQFSMTVGGRPAAVSSPP
- a CDS encoding tripartite tricarboxylate transporter substrate binding protein, with amino-acid sequence MLTRAFAITLATTAISLGVLAQAPAQAQAQAQAYPSRPVTLVVPFPPGGGTDTGGRIIAEQLGRRWNQTVIVDNKGGAAGLIGADVVAKAKPDGYTLLLGNIGTQAINPSLYAKLPYDPDKAFTPISLLAELPLAMMVNPAVPAKTAAEFVALAKSEPGKLSYSSAGAGGAPHLVAEMFKDQTGTFVLHVPYRGGGPAIADLIAGHVQLSFMTVLEASGHIKAGKLRALAVTGDKRVPAFPDVPTLSETVLPGFNAISWLGLLAPAGTPQDIVDKIAADVRAVLADEAVKARIASLGGVPRATSPQEFTRLIADDRRRYAQIIRSRKISAE
- a CDS encoding 2-hydroxyacid dehydrogenase, which translates into the protein MKPQVLQLNPILIPAVNDKLAERYTVHKFFEVADQAAWLREHGASIVAVTTGGHTGISRAVLEQLPKLKVVAVNGVGTDAVDLAYCRERGLPVTATLGALTEDVADLAIGLLIAACRNLCAGDRFVRGGQWELYPQPSAIPLARRFSGMRIGIVGMGRVGRAVAVRAAAFGCTISYTDLRPMEDVAHRFVTDLLDLARDADALVLCAAADKAEGIVNAAVLDALGPRGFLVNVARGRLVNETDLTAALVAGRIAGAGLDVFVDEPRVPLALRQSDSVTLQAHRASATWETRTAMAEMVLASITQALAGERPAMSLTT
- a CDS encoding citrate/2-methylcitrate synthase — translated: MASWISMNEACEQLGVRPQTIYAYVSRGKLEVTPDPTDTRRSLYRAEDVTNLAKRKQAGRKHETLAANTLFGSEPSIPTALCAFFRGRPYYRGQDAIGLARSANVEEVAQLLWDAGQPIDFAAPPSARSTRPARPGPGRVAAFTALAGLAADGHSTRGRLTRVLHNEGQGLVGQLANAFGAQPGREPLHLRFAQGWKLQPEVAELLRTAMVLLVDHELTSSAFVARITASTGASLPACLLAGLSTLSGPLHGDASGRVQALFSEVERLGEDRVLAHYLSTGMPLAGFGHHLYPDGDPRAAALLALFEPPEVIARFIEQATQLTGLQPNIDVALAALVAHHRLPADAAFGLFATARSVGLLAHSLEQLGVAQVIRPRGRYVGPVPELAQGARN
- a CDS encoding RcnB family protein; amino-acid sequence: MHKKLLTTVLTALALATGGSVFAQNGPDRGPGRDHRSGPQQRNDHRGPQGRPGPQYQQAERHDDRGAGPDHNFRRGGRLPSEYRNRQYVVNDWRGHHLSAPPRGYHWVQTGGDYVLVAIATGVIAQILLGQ
- a CDS encoding alpha/beta hydrolase, whose protein sequence is MLDQFQYVEGQGRPGFATLIPRFEALSAAAATNGRLDIRYGEAARECFDFFGADQPRATLVFFHAGYWQSRDKATFRFIAPAFTRHGVQVALVNYPLCPHVSIGHLVEAARRAVTAVRAHVASLGGGGLPLVAAGHSAGGHIAVELAFTRWASRQPPAPAIDAVVALSGIYDLAPLTRTTLNANLGLDAASALRHSPLWRVPLLAPPALFAVGASETPAFLSQTNAMHAAWLAAGHTSTQHVVADADHFTLLNALVDPDSSLQQAVVRLIDGLARPVTDPAGSAR
- a CDS encoding GFA family protein, which produces MQLEGSCHCGSIKFSVESAEPVPFMRCYCSICRKTAGGGGYAINLGADHRTLKITGKRHLRVYKATIVEGDHVRHSSGQRHFCGLCGSALWLYDPSWPDLVHPHASAIDTPLPKPPASVHIMLGSKAPWVRVEGRKGDERFDAYPDFSLKEWHVKRGLVSKPEKTGNTEAAKPAKTPKGAKALKNAKPNKK